CGGTGGACACCGAGTCGCTGCCGTCCCGGTTGATCGCCGCCATGCACAGCCGAACATGTGTCCCCGGTGGCAGGGTCATGCCGCCGATCGTGACGAATTGCGTCGTCACCCGCGGCGCCACCGGCGCCGACGGCTCCAGCCGGACGATCTCTTCGATGAAAACCCGTATCTGCCTGGGGTTGTCGCGCAGCTTGTCGCGCAATTCCGGCCTGCGGGCCAACTCGAACAGGGAGAACCCGATCGCCGCGGTCACCGTGTCCAGGCCTGCCAGGATCAGCAGGTGACTCATGCCCAGCAACTCCAGGTCGGTGAAGTTACCGTCGCTGGCGATCACCCGCGACAACATGTCGGAGCCGGGGTTGTGGCGGCGCTCCTGGATCAGTTTGGCCAGGTAGGCCAGCAGTTCCTCGCCCTTGGCGATGTCGTCCGGGCTCAGATATGGCTTGTCGGCGACGACGGCGTCCTTCAGGGCGATCAGGTGGTCCCGGTCCTCGAGCGGCAGGCCGTAGAGGTCCAGGAACACCTGGAAGGGGTACAGGCGTGCGAAGTCCGCCATCACCTCGCACTCCCCGCGGCCCGCGAAGGCGGCGATCATCTCGGAGGCGTGGCGCTGCAGCACTGGCCTGGACTTACTCAGTCCCTGCGGGCTGAAGAACGGTTGCAAAATCTTGCGGTACCGCGTGTGCTCCGGCGGGTCGAACGCCAGCGGCACCACCGGCAGGGGGTAGCCCGGGGGCTGAAGCGCCAGCCTCGACGAGAAGACCTGCGGGTTGCGCAGCGCGGCGAGCACGTCCTCGCGGCGCGTGAGGTAGTAGTGGCCGTTCATGAAGACGACCGGGCCCGCGTCGCGCAGCGTTTTCCATCCGACGCCCCGATCGGCGGACATCGGAAGCTTGAAGTAGTCGAGCCGCGGTAGATGGAACGTGCCTGGCTGGCTCTCGCCAAGAGTGCTCATGCGCCCTGATCTCCGCTTGTCTGGGTCTCTTTGGGATAAACCACGACTGCGTCGGCGTGCGATGCCGTCGGTCTGGTGGCACACCAATATCGCATGATGACCAGGCCGTCACCACCGGGGGATGACGGGCAGGATCGGCCGACCGATTTCGGGCACCGTCTTCTACACTTTGTCGACGGACTGATCTGCCGATCGATGTGCAAGTCCGGTTCGCCCGTTCTCCAGCCGTCGAAGAAGGAATTCGCGTGAGGGTTCGTCTCGATAAGTCCAGGTGCGTGGGTCATGCCCAGTGTTACGCCGTCGATCCCGACCTGTTCCCCATCGACGAGTCGGGTTATTCGATCGTCGAGGAGCACGAGGTCCGTCCCGAGGACGAGCAGCTCACGCGTGACGGCGTGGCGTCCTGCCCGGAGATGGCCCTGATCATCGAGGACGACTAGCGCCGCGTCCGCCTATCCGGCGCCGATCGCCGAAATTGCCGAGGGCTCGCGCGCCAGTAGCGACCCGCCGGGCGGAAAGCAAACTGGAGTTGAACACTCGGTTGTTCTCAGTGAACGGTGGTTAGCCGGGATTGAACAATGGTGGGCAGCGAGTGAACAGTTGGAATCGCGTATCGGTGTCTCGGATGTCAGCCGCTAATGTCGTTGGCGAGCGACAGTTCCGGCACGAACGAACTGTCGCTCGGTTGCTGACAGCGGGTGTGATTGGTGCTGATAGTGCACGTTGTTCCTGATCAGAAGTCCGGGAATGCTGGTGGTACGCCACCTGACCGGATGCAGCGAACGAGTGCGTTGTTTGCCGCCGACCACTCCTGCAAAAGGTTTGCTGCTCGAAGGTTCGGGCCTGTCGGCAACGTCAGAGAAGGTCAACGAAGCCCCGGTCTCGAAGACCGTTGACGAAGGTCGTGCGCGCGACCGCCACAAGCTCATAGAGTTCTTATATGAGAGCCGAGATCGCCACCGCGATCGCGGCCGACTGAGGAGGACACGGTGTTCGACTTCGGAGCGTTACCGCCCGAAATCAATTCCGGTCGTATGTATGCGGGTCCGGGAGCCGAGTCGATCATGGTTGCCGCGACGGCGTGGGACGCGCTGGCGGCGGAGTTGCAGACCGCGGCCAGCGGCTACGACTCGGTGATCACGGAACTGACGAGCGCCCCCTGGGTGGGTCCGTCGTCGACCGCGATGCTGTCGGCCGTCGCTCCCTACGTGAGCTGGCTCAGTTCGGCGGCCGGCCTGGCTGAGGAGAGCGCCGGCCAGGCCCGCGCGGCCGCGGGGGCGTTCGAGGCCGCCTTCGCGATGACCGTGCCCCCGCCGGTGATCGCCGCCAACCGAGTCTTGCTGATGACGCTGATCGCGACCAACTTCTTCGGGCAGAACACGCCGGCGATCATGGCCACGGAAGCCCAGTACCTGGAGATGTGGGCCCAGGACGCCGCCGCCATGTACGGCTACGCCGCCTCTTCGGCGGCCGCAACCCAGCTGACGCCCTACCCGTCGCCGCCCAACACGACCAACCAGGACGGCACGGCCAACCAGGGGCTGGCGGTTGCGCAGGCGGTCGCCGAGCCCGCCGGCAACTCCGGACAGACCGCGGCGGCGACCACCCAGCTCACGCCCGCCGCCACGGTGCCCAACCTGCTCCAGGAGCTGTCGACGTACACGGCCACCACTTGGCCGTTCTCGATGATCCAGAATCAGATCCAGGACTTCCTGATGTACGGGCTGCCCACCCCGGCCAACAACTGGTTCGGGATTACGCCCGGCCTGTACAACGAGGCGCGGCAGTTCCTGCAGGCCTACTTCGGTGTCGGTATCGCGAACTTCGGCTGGTCGATCGGACAGCAGCTCACGTTCGGTGCGGGTACCACCGCCGGTGCGGGCGGTGCCTGGTTCCCGACGCCGCAGTTCGCCGGCCTGCACCTGGGGGCCATCAGCGGGGTCAGCGCCGTCAGCGGCAACACGGGCAGCGGGGCGCTGCTGGCCAGCGCGGGCTCGGCCGGCAAGGTCGGCGCACTGTCGGTGCCCGCGAGCTGGTCCAACCCGGTGGCCGAGGCGACCCTGGTCAGCGCGGTGTCCGAGGAGACCCCGGCCGCCGGTGCCGGCGGCAGCGGCGCGACCAACGGCCTGCTGCGCGGCATGCCGACCGGCGCCGTCGGCAGGCGCAGCGCCGGGTACGGCTACACGAACAAATACGGGTTCAAGCACAGCGTGC
This genomic window from Mycobacterium saskatchewanense contains:
- a CDS encoding PPE family protein, with the protein product MFDFGALPPEINSGRMYAGPGAESIMVAATAWDALAAELQTAASGYDSVITELTSAPWVGPSSTAMLSAVAPYVSWLSSAAGLAEESAGQARAAAGAFEAAFAMTVPPPVIAANRVLLMTLIATNFFGQNTPAIMATEAQYLEMWAQDAAAMYGYAASSAAATQLTPYPSPPNTTNQDGTANQGLAVAQAVAEPAGNSGQTAAATTQLTPAATVPNLLQELSTYTATTWPFSMIQNQIQDFLMYGLPTPANNWFGITPGLYNEARQFLQAYFGVGIANFGWSIGQQLTFGAGTTAGAGGAWFPTPQFAGLHLGAISGVSAVSGNTGSGALLASAGSAGKVGALSVPASWSNPVAEATLVSAVSEETPAAGAGGSGATNGLLRGMPTGAVGRRSAGYGYTNKYGFKHSVLTRPPSAG
- a CDS encoding cytochrome P450 — its product is MSTLGESQPGTFHLPRLDYFKLPMSADRGVGWKTLRDAGPVVFMNGHYYLTRREDVLAALRNPQVFSSRLALQPPGYPLPVVPLAFDPPEHTRYRKILQPFFSPQGLSKSRPVLQRHASEMIAAFAGRGECEVMADFARLYPFQVFLDLYGLPLEDRDHLIALKDAVVADKPYLSPDDIAKGEELLAYLAKLIQERRHNPGSDMLSRVIASDGNFTDLELLGMSHLLILAGLDTVTAAIGFSLFELARRPELRDKLRDNPRQIRVFIEEIVRLEPSAPVAPRVTTQFVTIGGMTLPPGTHVRLCMAAINRDGSDSVSTDELVMDGKVHRHWGFGGGPHRCLGSHLARIELTIIVAEWLKQIPDFELPADYSPEIKFPSKTFALKELPLSW
- a CDS encoding ferredoxin: MRVRLDKSRCVGHAQCYAVDPDLFPIDESGYSIVEEHEVRPEDEQLTRDGVASCPEMALIIEDD